One bacterium genomic region harbors:
- a CDS encoding DUF1573 domain-containing protein, with amino-acid sequence MIKNVLLSFFLFSSLLFAQLMQPQLILQQKEFDFGDIKQGEVVSHTFVLSNNGGDLLKITNVQASCGCTAAAPEKNELGPGESTNLTVKFNSAGRLGKQNKTVKIFSNDPQNPEMIVTIRCNILKPSEANAGNPLIYLTETQHDFGKVNEGDKVNYTFKFVNKGSSNLVIKDIKTSCGCTAALLSQDNLAPGQEGTLKVELDTKNRSGKMSRTVTINSNDPKDPAKILTIYADIIRKGS; translated from the coding sequence ATGATAAAGAACGTTCTGCTTTCATTCTTTTTATTTTCATCATTACTATTTGCTCAACTCATGCAGCCGCAATTAATTCTTCAGCAAAAAGAATTTGATTTTGGTGATATTAAGCAAGGAGAAGTGGTTTCACATACATTCGTATTATCGAATAACGGTGGCGATCTATTGAAAATAACAAACGTTCAGGCGTCCTGCGGTTGTACAGCTGCTGCGCCAGAGAAAAATGAACTTGGTCCTGGTGAATCAACAAATCTCACGGTAAAATTTAATTCTGCAGGCAGACTCGGAAAACAAAATAAAACAGTAAAGATTTTTTCTAATGATCCGCAGAATCCTGAAATGATAGTGACGATTCGCTGCAATATTCTAAAACCTTCAGAAGCAAATGCTGGGAATCCTTTAATTTATTTAACAGAAACTCAGCATGATTTTGGTAAAGTAAATGAAGGCGATAAGGTTAATTACACATTTAAATTTGTCAATAAAGGCTCATCAAATCTTGTAATAAAAGATATTAAAACTTCCTGTGGATGTACTGCAGCATTATTGAGTCAGGATAATTTGGCACCAGGACAGGAAGGAACTCTGAAAGTAGAACTTGATACAAAGAACAGGTCTGGAAAGATGAGTCGCACTGTAACAATTAATTCAAATGATCCAAAGGATCCGGCAAAGATTCTTACCATCTATGCCGATATTATTCGAAAAGGAAGCTAA
- a CDS encoding acetyl-CoA carboxylase carboxyltransferase subunit beta, giving the protein MPWFSRSKDNISPDSQKKDLPDGLWEKCPGCGEIIHKKQLEANLWTCLKCDHHFRIGSEEYINILLDEGSFKEMHKKMRSPDPLNFVDTKKYKDRLHNTVKSLGLYEAVRVGTGKIEKREVAFACMDFQFIGGSMGSVVGEKIARIIDKACKEKIPLIIISESGGARMMEAAFSLMQLAKTSARLTRLAELGIPYISLITDPTTGGTTASYAMLGDVNIAEPNALIGFAGPRVIKQTIGKDLPEGFQKSEFLLEKGFIDVIAHRKNLRQTISNLLELMS; this is encoded by the coding sequence ATGCCTTGGTTCAGCCGGTCTAAAGATAATATTTCACCTGATTCGCAGAAAAAAGATTTGCCAGATGGTCTCTGGGAAAAATGTCCCGGGTGTGGAGAAATAATTCACAAGAAACAGCTTGAAGCAAATCTCTGGACATGCCTTAAATGTGATCATCATTTTAGAATTGGAAGTGAAGAATATATAAATATTCTTCTCGATGAAGGAAGCTTTAAAGAGATGCACAAAAAAATGCGTTCTCCTGATCCGTTGAACTTCGTAGATACAAAAAAATATAAAGATCGACTTCACAACACCGTTAAATCATTGGGGCTTTACGAAGCCGTACGAGTTGGAACCGGTAAAATTGAAAAGAGAGAGGTTGCATTTGCCTGCATGGATTTTCAATTTATCGGTGGCAGTATGGGTTCGGTTGTTGGTGAAAAAATAGCCAGAATAATTGATAAAGCCTGTAAAGAAAAAATTCCTCTGATAATTATTTCTGAAAGCGGCGGTGCAAGAATGATGGAAGCTGCGTTTTCATTAATGCAGTTAGCTAAAACAAGTGCAAGGTTAACAAGATTAGCTGAACTTGGTATCCCGTACATTTCTCTGATTACGGATCCTACAACCGGGGGAACTACGGCGAGTTATGCAATGCTTGGCGATGTTAATATTGCAGAACCCAATGCACTAATCGGATTTGCTGGTCCAAGAGTAATAAAGCAAACTATCGGTAAAGACCTGCCTGAAGGTTTTCAAAAATCAGAATTCTTATTAGAGAAGGGATTCATCGATGTTATTGCCCACAGAAAGAATCTTCGGCAAACAATAAGCAATCTACTTGAACTGATGTCCTGA
- a CDS encoding pantoate--beta-alanine ligase, which produces MKTVSSAQEILSIVKKNKSAGKTIGFVPTMGFLHEGHLSLIRESKKNCDITVVSIFVNPTQFGPSEDFTSYPRDEARDIRLLENEKVDFLFTPSTEEIYPKNFQTYVNVEYVTKNLEGEFRPAHFRGVSTVVLILFNCVKPDYAFFGQKDAQQLAVIKQMVKDLKLDVEIIGCPIIRENDGLAMSSRNVYLSASDRKDALVLNQSLNIAKKLIDSGERRVSFILSEMMQLFPEIPSAKPDYIKIVDADTFELVDHLVEGEEYFVLVACKIGKTRLIDNLKIKI; this is translated from the coding sequence ATTAAAACTGTTTCATCTGCACAAGAAATTCTATCCATCGTAAAAAAAAATAAATCAGCCGGTAAAACAATCGGTTTTGTCCCAACAATGGGCTTTCTTCACGAAGGTCATCTTTCCCTTATCAGAGAATCAAAAAAAAATTGTGATATAACAGTAGTTTCAATCTTTGTTAATCCAACACAGTTTGGTCCTTCAGAAGATTTTACGAGCTATCCGAGAGATGAAGCTCGAGACATCAGACTTTTAGAAAATGAAAAAGTTGATTTTCTATTCACACCTTCAACGGAAGAAATTTATCCTAAAAATTTTCAGACTTATGTGAACGTCGAATATGTGACAAAAAATCTTGAAGGCGAATTCCGGCCTGCTCACTTTCGAGGGGTTTCCACTGTCGTGCTTATACTATTTAATTGTGTTAAACCTGATTATGCGTTCTTTGGTCAGAAAGATGCACAACAGCTTGCAGTAATTAAGCAGATGGTTAAAGATTTAAAACTTGATGTTGAAATAATTGGATGTCCGATAATCAGGGAAAATGATGGACTTGCAATGAGTTCAAGAAACGTTTACTTGTCAGCCAGCGATAGAAAGGATGCGTTAGTACTCAATCAATCATTAAATATTGCAAAGAAATTAATTGATTCTGGTGAACGAAGAGTCAGCTTTATTTTATCAGAGATGATGCAGTTATTTCCTGAAATCCCATCTGCTAAACCCGATTACATTAAAATCGTAGATGCAGATACCTTCGAATTGGTTGACCATTTGGTTGAAGGCGAAGAATATTTTGTGCTTGTTGCTTGTAAAATCGGAAAGACGAGATTGATAGATAATTTGAAAATTAAAATCTAA
- a CDS encoding type III pantothenate kinase has translation MLLALDIGNTNTKSALFEGDAFIDFTVHSDSKVFNKYFDSISFTNVAISSVNKFSENKILELLSIKNVQIFRASSQNKFNFDIAYETPDTLGVDRLCSASGAFNLAVKNKLLSDDQYLLTIDFGTATTINIVSPDKKYLGGLIAPGLSTMLKALNEKTAQLPLPELKSYKGIIGTTTDSSILSGVITATIGMINETTFYLENRSKVFPLIYATGGNARYVLPYLDKRIIYDEALVLKGLKTIYDLNNPD, from the coding sequence ATGCTATTAGCTCTCGATATTGGGAACACAAATACTAAGTCCGCATTATTTGAAGGTGATGCGTTTATTGACTTTACAGTTCATTCGGATTCAAAAGTTTTTAATAAATATTTCGATAGCATCAGTTTCACAAATGTCGCTATCAGTTCTGTAAACAAGTTTTCAGAAAATAAAATACTCGAACTACTTTCTATTAAAAATGTTCAGATATTTCGAGCCAGTAGTCAAAATAAATTTAATTTCGATATTGCTTATGAAACTCCTGATACACTAGGGGTAGACAGACTTTGCTCAGCATCAGGAGCTTTTAATTTAGCAGTAAAAAATAAACTACTTTCTGATGACCAATATCTATTAACAATAGATTTCGGAACTGCAACAACTATAAATATTGTTTCTCCAGATAAAAAATATTTAGGCGGATTAATTGCCCCGGGACTTTCTACTATGTTGAAAGCGCTGAATGAAAAAACAGCACAGCTTCCTCTTCCGGAACTTAAGTCATACAAGGGTATTATTGGAACTACGACTGATTCTTCGATACTTAGCGGAGTAATTACCGCAACAATCGGAATGATAAATGAAACAACCTTTTATTTAGAAAATAGATCAAAAGTTTTTCCTTTGATCTATGCTACAGGTGGGAATGCCAGATATGTTCTTCCTTATCTGGATAAAAGGATAATTTATGATGAAGCGCTGGTTTTAAAAGGTTTGAAAACGATTTATGATCTGAATAATCCAGATTAA
- a CDS encoding biotin--[acetyl-CoA-carboxylase] ligase, protein MFNLENFDIKLETEIIGRNFIYCEEIDSTNSELLAGKQNYKKNGTVLLAEKQLAGKGRKDRTWQSAKGLNLTFSILLTKESITSININHLNFAASLAVANAIENLFQLKTELKWPNDVLINKKKVSGILTESSIKGSKVERVVIGIGLNLNQVAFQGEFNFPPTSLKLEAGDTIDRENMLAEILNNFEELLLELSSKPENILNDWRAKCKMIGDKISISENDKIKTGIFYDIDENGYLILKHNNSIEKIHFGDVGFI, encoded by the coding sequence ATGTTCAACCTGGAAAACTTCGATATAAAATTAGAAACAGAGATAATAGGCCGTAATTTTATTTATTGCGAGGAGATTGATTCAACGAATAGTGAACTTCTTGCGGGTAAGCAGAACTATAAAAAGAACGGAACAGTGTTGCTAGCTGAGAAACAACTCGCCGGAAAAGGCAGAAAAGACAGAACGTGGCAAAGTGCTAAAGGATTGAATCTTACATTTTCTATTTTACTTACTAAGGAATCTATTACATCAATAAATATTAACCACCTTAATTTTGCTGCTTCACTTGCAGTTGCAAATGCTATTGAAAATCTTTTCCAATTGAAGACGGAACTGAAATGGCCAAATGATGTTCTCATTAATAAAAAGAAAGTTTCCGGCATATTAACCGAATCTTCCATTAAAGGAAGCAAGGTAGAACGCGTAGTTATCGGCATCGGTTTAAATTTGAACCAGGTAGCATTTCAAGGAGAATTCAATTTCCCACCAACATCACTAAAGCTTGAAGCCGGCGATACAATCGACAGGGAAAATATGCTTGCTGAGATACTGAATAATTTCGAAGAATTACTACTGGAACTTTCCAGTAAACCGGAAAATATTTTGAATGATTGGAGAGCAAAGTGTAAAATGATCGGCGATAAAATCTCTATTAGTGAAAACGATAAAATCAAAACAGGAATTTTTTACGATATCGACGAAAATGGGTACTTGATTCTCAAGCACAACAATTCAATTGAAAAAATTCATTTTGGTGATGTGGGATTTATCTAA
- the dnaK gene encoding molecular chaperone DnaK produces the protein MGKIIGIDLGTTNSCVAVMEGNDPVVIPNSEGGRTTPSVVAFTKSGERLVGQPAKRQAITNPKNTVFSIKRFMGRFVNEVGTERSEVPYEIVTGDSNSARVKIQDRIYSPPEISAMILQKMKKTAEDYLGQPVTEAVITVPAYFNDSQRQATKDAGEIAGLQVKRIINEPTAAALAYGLDKTSRDHMVAIYDLGGGTFDISILQLGDGVFEVKSTNGDTHLGGDDFDQRLIDYLADEFKKQEGIDLKKDPMALQRLKEAAEKAKIELSSSNSTDVNLPFITATQDGPKHLNINLSRAKFEQLIHDLVDRTKIPCQQAMKDAGVSPSDIHEVILVGGSTRIPMVQQLVKDLFGREPHKGVNPDEVVAIGAAIQGGVLAGDVKDVLLLDVTPLSLGIETLGGVMTKLIDANTTIPTKKSEVFSTASDSQPSVEIHILQGERPMAADNRTLGRFHLDGIPPAPRGVPQIEVTFDIDANGILHVAAKDKATNKEQSIRITSSSGLSNEEIDKMKRDAKEHAAEDKKKKESVDIRNQADSLVFQTKKQIEDMKDKLSADAKSRLETEIKKVEEAIATNNSDQMKSATESLNKVWNEIASQLYQQAGQQQSGQQQAAGEPEQTQDKKENVQDASYEVVDDNDNKDK, from the coding sequence ATGGGAAAAATAATAGGCATTGATTTGGGTACTACGAATTCGTGCGTTGCGGTTATGGAAGGAAATGATCCGGTAGTGATTCCGAATTCTGAGGGTGGAAGAACAACACCTTCAGTCGTTGCATTTACAAAATCAGGTGAGAGATTGGTCGGTCAACCTGCAAAGAGACAAGCGATCACCAATCCGAAGAATACCGTCTTCTCAATCAAAAGATTCATGGGAAGATTCGTGAATGAAGTTGGAACAGAAAGAAGTGAAGTTCCTTATGAAATTGTAACTGGAGACAGTAACTCAGCAAGAGTAAAAATTCAGGATCGCATTTATTCACCACCGGAAATAAGTGCAATGATTTTACAGAAGATGAAGAAAACCGCAGAAGATTATCTCGGTCAACCGGTGACAGAAGCAGTGATAACTGTTCCCGCATATTTCAATGATTCACAAAGACAAGCAACAAAAGATGCAGGTGAAATTGCCGGTCTTCAAGTAAAAAGAATTATTAATGAACCGACAGCCGCTGCATTAGCATATGGTCTTGATAAAACCAGTAGAGATCATATGGTCGCTATTTACGATTTAGGCGGTGGTACTTTCGATATTTCTATATTACAGCTTGGTGATGGTGTCTTTGAAGTCAAATCAACAAATGGTGATACGCATCTTGGCGGCGATGATTTTGATCAGAGGTTAATTGATTATTTAGCTGATGAATTTAAGAAACAGGAAGGAATTGATCTTAAAAAAGATCCGATGGCTTTACAGAGATTAAAGGAAGCTGCCGAAAAAGCCAAGATAGAATTGTCCTCTTCAAATTCGACTGATGTAAATCTTCCATTCATAACAGCAACTCAGGATGGACCAAAACATTTAAACATCAACTTAAGCAGAGCAAAATTTGAGCAATTGATACATGACCTCGTAGACAGGACAAAAATTCCTTGTCAGCAGGCAATGAAAGATGCCGGAGTTTCTCCATCGGATATTCACGAGGTAATTCTGGTTGGAGGTTCAACTAGAATTCCGATGGTTCAACAGCTCGTAAAAGATTTATTTGGCAGAGAACCTCACAAAGGTGTAAATCCTGATGAAGTTGTTGCAATCGGTGCAGCTATTCAGGGTGGTGTACTTGCTGGTGATGTTAAAGATGTATTACTTCTTGATGTAACTCCATTGTCTCTCGGCATTGAAACACTTGGCGGTGTAATGACTAAGTTGATCGATGCGAATACTACCATACCGACAAAGAAAAGCGAAGTATTCTCAACTGCTTCAGATAGTCAGCCATCTGTAGAAATACATATTCTTCAGGGCGAACGGCCAATGGCTGCAGATAACAGAACACTTGGAAGATTTCATCTTGATGGAATTCCACCAGCACCACGAGGCGTTCCTCAGATTGAAGTTACTTTTGATATTGATGCTAACGGTATTCTTCACGTTGCCGCAAAAGACAAAGCAACAAATAAAGAACAGAGCATCAGGATAACTTCTTCCAGCGGTTTGAGCAACGAAGAAATCGACAAGATGAAACGAGATGCAAAAGAGCATGCTGCAGAAGATAAGAAGAAAAAAGAAAGTGTTGATATCAGGAATCAGGCAGATAGTCTTGTGTTCCAAACGAAGAAACAGATTGAAGATATGAAAGACAAACTTTCTGCTGATGCAAAATCTAGATTAGAGACAGAAATTAAAAAAGTAGAAGAAGCAATTGCGACTAACAATTCCGATCAGATGAAATCTGCAACTGAATCATTAAATAAAGTATGGAATGAAATAGCATCTCAGCTTTATCAGCAGGCTGGCCAGCAGCAAAGTGGTCAACAGCAGGCTGCAGGTGAACCTGAACAAACGCAGGATAAGAAGGAAAATGTTCAGGATGCATCATACGAAGTAGTTGACGACAACGATAACAAAGACAAGTAA
- a CDS encoding Hsp20/alpha crystallin family protein yields MSENKEIIAVKAINNYSIEEILRTENNISPASDIFENKDEYILIANMPGVARSEVQVKVIEESLVVFGRINYDEVSNRNYILNENEVGNYFRKFKISDSIDKTKINAKYDNGQLIVHLPKSEKIKPRTIDIA; encoded by the coding sequence ATGTCAGAGAATAAAGAAATAATAGCTGTCAAAGCAATTAATAATTATTCAATCGAGGAAATTCTGCGGACAGAGAATAATATTTCACCGGCATCGGATATTTTTGAGAATAAAGATGAGTATATCCTGATTGCGAATATGCCGGGAGTTGCACGAAGTGAAGTGCAGGTAAAAGTCATCGAAGAATCTCTCGTTGTATTTGGCAGGATAAATTACGATGAAGTTTCAAACAGAAATTATATCCTGAATGAAAATGAGGTTGGAAATTATTTTAGGAAGTTCAAAATATCTGATTCAATAGATAAAACGAAAATCAATGCAAAATATGATAACGGTCAATTGATTGTTCATCTTCCAAAGAGTGAAAAGATAAAACCAAGAACAATTGATATTGCCTGA
- a CDS encoding T9SS type A sorting domain-containing protein, whose translation MSLFFLTFSTNEIKPQIVIGKLVDENGVGLANIELQLYITTNVYNTTSDTAGYFTFNNIITVQDEFLPLGYSVSNNYPNPFNPTTRFVITIPVSGIVKVEVFNLLGQIVLDVTEKTFDAGTNYIDIELNGLPNGFYISRITIDDKYVVVKKMMLIYGSQHLTTIGSPINIPLNKSNNTYLVTKIDSLVATSSIIGRKTFSNLPGITSDTLDLGNLAIERFCPDCPTVLYEGKTYHTVKIGTQCWLKENLEAGIYIPGSQNATNNGIIEKYCYNNDPNNCNTYGGLYHWNEAMQYITSNAQGICPPGWHIPTLSELLTLRATVNNDGNALKAVGQGIGSGAGTNISGFSALLAGYRYGNGVFYGLGEGTLFWGSTESSSEAYILSLGSEGGDIYIYSTDKSFGFSVRCLKD comes from the coding sequence TTGTCCCTATTTTTTTTAACATTCTCTACAAATGAAATTAAACCTCAAATAGTAATCGGAAAATTAGTCGATGAAAATGGAGTCGGGCTTGCAAACATAGAATTGCAGCTTTATATCACAACGAATGTTTATAATACGACTTCGGACACAGCTGGATACTTTACATTTAATAATATTATCACAGTGCAAGACGAATTCCTGCCATTAGGTTACTCAGTATCCAATAACTATCCAAATCCATTTAATCCAACAACAAGATTTGTAATTACCATACCTGTAAGTGGAATTGTTAAAGTGGAAGTATTTAACCTGCTCGGTCAAATAGTTTTAGATGTAACCGAAAAGACTTTTGATGCCGGTACAAATTACATAGATATAGAATTGAACGGCTTGCCCAATGGTTTTTACATTTCAAGAATAACCATTGACGATAAATACGTGGTTGTAAAAAAAATGATGTTGATTTATGGAAGTCAACATTTAACAACTATTGGGAGTCCAATCAATATTCCATTAAATAAATCCAACAATACTTACCTAGTAACAAAAATAGATAGTCTCGTAGCAACAAGTTCAATTATTGGAAGAAAAACATTTTCTAATCTACCAGGTATAACTAGTGATACTCTGGACTTAGGAAACTTGGCAATAGAGAGATTTTGTCCTGATTGTCCCACAGTTCTATATGAAGGTAAAACATACCACACAGTAAAGATAGGAACTCAATGTTGGTTAAAAGAAAATCTTGAGGCGGGCATATATATACCGGGAAGCCAGAACGCAACAAACAATGGTATTATAGAAAAATACTGTTACAATAATGATCCAAACAATTGTAATACTTATGGTGGATTATATCATTGGAATGAAGCAATGCAGTATATCACGTCAAATGCACAAGGAATTTGTCCTCCAGGCTGGCATATCCCAACTTTATCAGAATTACTTACACTTAGAGCAACTGTCAACAACGATGGCAATGCATTAAAAGCAGTAGGACAAGGAATAGGTAGTGGTGCTGGTACAAACATTAGTGGATTCTCTGCTTTATTGGCGGGCTACCGTTATGGCAATGGTGTATTCTACGGTTTAGGTGAAGGCACTCTTTTTTGGGGTTCTACGGAGAGCTCGTCCGAAGCGTATATCTTGAGTCTGGGTAGTGAGGGTGGCGATATCTACATATATAGCACTGATAAATCCTTTGGGTTTAGTGTTCGATGTCTCAAGGATTAA
- a CDS encoding DUF1624 domain-containing protein, with protein sequence MRAIAVIQMVQGHTVNVLLANNLRTEDLPIYAVWHFLRGMTAPIFMFTAGTVFTYLFRSVRKPFLENYRVKKGLRRVILLLFIGYLLRYPAWTLFDFSQVTAADWQSFFTVDVLHLIGISLLFLLFILFVVEKLKLNYTATFTIAASIVFLISPITEIINWIEILPAPLAAYFYTGSGSLFPIFPWAGYVISGGVLGSYLAQNPMVFKSARFSILIGVIGFLLMLSSYLSDIILNSFSISIANPQVTPVTILFRMGFVLLLTSLVSYISLKVEHIPHLIILIGRNTLLIYVVHLVILYGSTWTPGLGLIMGPSLSGWQSFFAAIVMIAVMTLMVLMIHKFKIRNKELVT encoded by the coding sequence ATGCGGGCTATTGCTGTAATTCAAATGGTGCAGGGGCATACAGTAAACGTATTGCTCGCAAATAATTTAAGAACAGAAGACCTGCCAATTTATGCTGTGTGGCATTTCCTGAGAGGAATGACAGCCCCGATTTTTATGTTCACTGCCGGAACTGTGTTTACTTACCTTTTTCGTTCAGTAAGAAAACCTTTTCTGGAAAATTACAGAGTAAAAAAAGGATTACGCAGAGTAATCCTTTTATTGTTCATCGGATATTTGCTCCGTTATCCGGCCTGGACTCTCTTTGATTTTTCTCAGGTAACTGCAGCAGACTGGCAATCCTTCTTTACTGTTGATGTTCTTCATTTAATCGGAATCAGTTTGTTGTTTTTATTATTTATTTTGTTTGTGGTAGAGAAATTAAAATTAAACTATACAGCTACTTTTACTATCGCCGCTTCAATCGTTTTTTTAATTTCACCAATTACAGAAATAATAAACTGGATTGAAATACTGCCTGCTCCACTTGCTGCATATTTTTATACTGGCTCAGGATCGTTGTTCCCGATTTTCCCTTGGGCTGGTTACGTAATTTCAGGAGGAGTATTAGGAAGTTATCTTGCTCAAAATCCGATGGTTTTTAAATCTGCCCGGTTCAGTATCTTAATTGGAGTTATTGGATTTTTATTAATGCTCTCTTCCTACCTGAGTGATATAATCCTTAATTCTTTTTCTATAAGTATTGCAAATCCGCAGGTTACACCAGTGACAATTTTATTCAGGATGGGTTTTGTTCTTCTACTGACGTCTTTAGTTTCCTACATATCACTCAAAGTAGAACATATTCCACATTTAATCATTCTTATTGGTAGAAACACATTACTTATTTACGTGGTGCATCTGGTTATTCTGTATGGAAGTACCTGGACACCCGGACTTGGATTAATTATGGGCCCAAGCTTGAGCGGCTGGCAATCATTTTTTGCAGCAATAGTAATGATAGCAGTGATGACTTTAATGGTTCTAATGATTCACAAATTTAAAATCAGGAACAAAGAGCTGGTTACTTGA
- the ruvB gene encoding Holliday junction branch migration DNA helicase RuvB: MRKSKSTDPIASEDEKNFEQSLRPLSIKDFSGQQKITDNLNVFISAAKKRDEALDHSLLTGPPGLGKTTLAYIIANEMGVKLKVTSGPVLEKPGDLAGILTNLEEKSVLFIDEIHRLSPVVEEYLYSAMEDYKLDIMIDSGPNARTIQLSLPKYTLVGATTRAGMLTSPLRDRFGIKFRLDYYEADSIQKIILRSSKILNVEIDEDASYEIAKRSRGTPRIANRLLRRTRDFADYDNKKKIDIEVAKKALSALEVDDYGLDEMDKEIILAIIEKYNGGPVGLNTLSVAVNEDPGTIEEVYEPFLIQQGFIQRTARGREATALAYKRFNKNKFREGDSKSLFE; this comes from the coding sequence ATGCGTAAATCCAAATCAACAGATCCAATTGCCAGTGAAGATGAAAAAAACTTTGAGCAATCGCTCAGACCGTTGAGCATAAAAGATTTCAGCGGACAACAGAAAATCACAGATAATCTTAATGTTTTTATTTCAGCTGCAAAAAAAAGGGATGAAGCGTTGGATCATTCATTGCTCACCGGACCTCCTGGTCTCGGAAAAACTACATTGGCTTATATCATAGCAAACGAGATGGGAGTTAAACTGAAAGTCACATCCGGTCCCGTACTCGAAAAACCGGGAGATCTTGCAGGTATTTTAACCAATCTCGAAGAAAAATCTGTTCTGTTTATTGATGAAATTCATCGTTTAAGTCCTGTTGTTGAAGAATATCTTTACTCTGCAATGGAAGATTACAAACTCGATATTATGATTGATAGCGGACCAAATGCTCGTACTATTCAACTCAGTTTACCCAAATACACTCTTGTCGGTGCAACAACCAGAGCCGGAATGTTAACTTCACCTTTACGTGACAGGTTTGGAATAAAATTCAGGTTGGATTATTATGAAGCTGACAGCATTCAAAAAATAATTTTACGCTCGTCCAAAATTCTCAATGTTGAAATTGATGAAGATGCTTCTTATGAAATCGCTAAGCGTTCACGCGGAACACCGAGAATAGCAAACAGGTTATTACGGAGAACTCGGGACTTTGCTGATTATGACAACAAGAAAAAAATAGATATTGAAGTTGCTAAAAAAGCTTTATCTGCTCTTGAAGTAGATGATTACGGATTGGATGAAATGGATAAAGAAATTATTCTGGCAATAATAGAAAAATATAATGGCGGTCCGGTTGGTTTGAATACTTTATCGGTTGCAGTAAATGAAGATCCCGGTACTATTGAAGAAGTGTACGAACCATTTCTTATTCAGCAGGGATTCATTCAAAGAACTGCCCGGGGAAGGGAAGCAACAGCACTCGCTTATAAAAGATTCAATAAGAATAAATTCAGGGAAGGAGACTCAAAGTCTCTTTTTGAGTAG